The Planococcus donghaensis genome contains a region encoding:
- the glpX gene encoding class II fructose-bisphosphatase: MERSLSMELVRITEAAAIASSKWMGRGLKNEADDAATTAMRTVFDTIPMRGVVVIGEGEMDEAPMLYIGEELGTGNGPEVDVAVDPLEGTNIVAAGGWNALAVLAIADRGNLLNAPDMYMEKIAVGPESVGKIDINAPVIDNLRAVAKAKNKNIEEVVATLMDRPRHQDIIDQIRAAGARIKLISDGDVAGAINTAFDQTGVDILFGIGGAPEGVIAAVGLKCLGGEIQGKLLPQNEEEAQRCIDMGIDVSKVLMMDDLVKGDDAIFAATGVTDGELLKGVQLKGGFAESHTLVMRAKSGTIRFIEGRHSLQKKPNLVMND; this comes from the coding sequence ATGGAACGAAGTTTATCGATGGAATTAGTGCGCATCACCGAAGCAGCAGCAATTGCTTCTTCAAAATGGATGGGGCGCGGCTTAAAGAACGAAGCAGATGACGCAGCAACAACAGCAATGAGAACTGTATTTGATACGATTCCTATGCGTGGAGTTGTCGTTATTGGTGAAGGAGAAATGGACGAGGCACCTATGCTTTATATCGGTGAAGAGTTAGGAACAGGCAATGGTCCAGAAGTGGATGTTGCTGTGGACCCTCTAGAAGGTACAAATATTGTAGCAGCGGGTGGTTGGAATGCGTTAGCAGTTCTAGCAATCGCTGACCGCGGTAACCTTTTAAATGCACCGGATATGTATATGGAAAAAATAGCGGTTGGACCCGAATCAGTCGGCAAAATCGATATTAATGCACCGGTCATTGATAACCTTCGTGCAGTGGCAAAAGCCAAAAATAAAAACATAGAGGAAGTTGTTGCTACATTGATGGATCGACCGCGTCATCAAGACATCATCGATCAAATCCGTGCAGCAGGCGCACGCATCAAACTAATTTCAGATGGCGATGTAGCTGGTGCGATTAATACAGCGTTTGACCAAACGGGTGTAGATATTTTATTCGGCATCGGTGGTGCACCTGAGGGCGTTATCGCCGCAGTAGGTTTAAAATGCCTAGGTGGGGAAATCCAAGGGAAACTTCTTCCTCAAAACGAAGAAGAAGCACAGCGTTGCATTGATATGGGCATTGACGTAAGCAAAGTCCTAATGATGGACGACCTCGTTAAAGGCGACGATGCTATTTTTGCGGCAACCGGTGTTACAGACGGTGAACTGCTAAAAGGCGTTCAGCTAAAAGGTGGTTTTGCAGAAAGTCATACATTGGTTATGCGTGCAAAATCAGGAACAATCCGCTTTATCGAAGGGCGACACAGCCTACAGAAAAAGCCGAATCTCGTAATGAACGATTAA
- a CDS encoding UDP-N-acetylglucosamine 1-carboxyvinyltransferase, with translation MDVYKIKGGNRLSGTIKVNGAKNSAVALIPASILANSPVSIEGLPGISDAWTLKSILEEIGGEVTFEDGTMNIDPTKMIDMPLPNGNVKKLRASYYMMGAMLGRFKHAAIGLPGGCFLGPRPIDQHIKGFEALGAKVTNEHGAIYLRADELRGAKIYLDVVSVGATINIMLAAVMAKGQTTIENAAKEPEIIDVATLLTNMGAKIKGAGTDVIRIDGVEELHGTNHTIIPDRIEAGTFMIMAAAVGDGITIDNVIPFHMEALTAKLREMGVDVQEGEESIYIPKSNQLNAIDVKTLVYPGFPTDLQQPFSVLMTQAHGSSMITDTIYSARFKHIDELRRMNASGRVEGRAAIVTGPTPLTSATVVASDLRAGAALVIAGLLAEGETEIREIYHIERGYSSIIEKLQGLGADIRRETIDPVTSMKSDLSQDAN, from the coding sequence ATGGATGTTTATAAAATAAAGGGCGGCAATCGCCTTTCCGGAACAATTAAAGTCAATGGCGCTAAAAATAGTGCAGTTGCTTTGATTCCTGCATCGATTTTGGCGAATTCGCCTGTGTCGATTGAAGGATTACCGGGAATTTCTGATGCATGGACACTGAAAAGTATTTTGGAAGAAATCGGTGGCGAAGTCACATTTGAAGATGGAACGATGAATATCGATCCAACGAAAATGATTGATATGCCATTGCCAAATGGCAACGTCAAAAAATTGCGAGCATCTTATTACATGATGGGCGCGATGTTAGGGCGTTTTAAGCATGCGGCAATCGGTCTACCAGGTGGCTGTTTCTTAGGACCTCGTCCAATCGACCAACATATTAAAGGCTTTGAAGCGCTTGGCGCAAAAGTAACAAATGAACACGGCGCCATTTATTTGCGTGCTGATGAACTTCGTGGAGCTAAAATTTACCTAGACGTAGTGAGTGTTGGGGCAACTATCAATATTATGTTGGCAGCTGTTATGGCAAAAGGTCAAACAACGATCGAAAATGCTGCAAAAGAGCCAGAAATTATTGATGTAGCAACATTATTAACGAATATGGGTGCAAAGATCAAAGGTGCTGGAACGGACGTTATCCGTATCGACGGAGTGGAAGAATTGCATGGAACAAACCATACAATTATTCCTGACCGTATCGAAGCTGGAACATTTATGATTATGGCAGCAGCTGTAGGCGACGGTATAACGATTGATAACGTTATCCCATTCCATATGGAAGCCTTGACTGCTAAATTACGTGAAATGGGCGTTGATGTCCAAGAAGGCGAAGAATCGATTTATATTCCAAAGTCTAATCAATTAAATGCGATTGATGTAAAGACATTGGTTTATCCTGGATTCCCGACCGATCTGCAACAACCATTTTCTGTCTTAATGACCCAAGCTCATGGATCTTCTATGATTACGGATACAATTTACTCAGCTCGCTTCAAGCATATTGATGAACTTCGTCGGATGAATGCAAGTGGTCGCGTTGAGGGAAGAGCTGCAATTGTTACAGGTCCAACCCCGTTGACATCTGCGACTGTAGTCGCATCTGACTTACGTGCAGGAGCCGCTTTAGTAATTGCTGGTTTACTTGCAGAAGGCGAAACCGAAATTCGTGAAATTTATCATATTGAACGAGGCTATTCATCTATTATCGAAAAACTACAAGGTTTAGGTGCTGATATTCGGAGAGAGACCATTGATCCGGTAACAAGCATGAAGTCTGACCTTAGCCAAGACGCGAATTGA
- the fsa gene encoding fructose-6-phosphate aldolase: MKFFIDTANFDEIKEAHAWGILSGVTTNPSLVAKEKNVSFHDRLKEIAALVDGSISGEVIALDAEGMIKEGRELADLAPNITVKLPMTPEGLKACAVLASEGKKVNVTLIFSANQALLAARAGAAYVSPFLGRLDDIGHNGMDLIATIAEMFAIHDISSEIIAASIRHPQHVTEAALNGAHIATMPIKVMHQMFKHPLTDQGIEAFLADWEKRSV, encoded by the coding sequence ATGAAATTTTTTATTGATACAGCAAACTTTGATGAAATTAAAGAAGCGCATGCTTGGGGAATTCTATCAGGTGTAACGACAAATCCATCATTGGTGGCAAAAGAGAAAAATGTCTCATTTCACGACCGCTTAAAAGAAATTGCCGCTCTAGTTGATGGTTCAATTAGCGGAGAAGTTATTGCCCTTGATGCAGAAGGCATGATTAAAGAAGGCCGCGAGCTTGCGGATCTTGCTCCAAACATTACAGTGAAATTGCCGATGACACCAGAAGGCTTGAAAGCTTGTGCAGTTCTTGCTTCAGAAGGCAAAAAAGTAAACGTTACATTGATCTTCAGCGCTAATCAAGCATTGCTTGCAGCACGTGCAGGAGCAGCTTACGTTTCCCCATTCCTTGGCCGTCTTGATGATATCGGACATAACGGCATGGACTTGATCGCAACAATCGCAGAGATGTTTGCAATCCACGATATTTCTTCAGAAATTATTGCAGCATCTATCCGTCATCCACAGCACGTTACAGAAGCTGCTTTGAACGGTGCACATATTGCAACAATGCCGATTAAAGTAATGCACCAGATGTTTAAACACCCATTAACAGATCAAGGAATCGAAGCGTTCCTTGCAGATTGGGAAAAACGTTCAGTTTAA
- a CDS encoding class II fructose-bisphosphate aldolase produces the protein MPLVSMKEMMIKGKEEGYAIGQFNLNNLEFTQAILQAAQEENSPVICGVSEGAARYMGGFTTVVNMVKGLMHDYKITVPVAVHLDHGSSFEKCKEAIDAGFTSVMIDASHHPFEENIEITKQVVEYARQNNVSVEAELGTVGGQEDDIIADGVIYADPQECKQMVDETGIDCLAPALGSVHGPYKGEPNLGFKEMEEISQQCDVPLVLHGGTGIPLKDIQRAVSLGTSKINVNTESQITSAQAVRDALNNDPDVYDPRKYMGPAREAIKKTVMGKMREFGSSQKA, from the coding sequence ATGCCGTTAGTTTCTATGAAAGAAATGATGATAAAAGGTAAAGAAGAAGGATACGCAATTGGTCAATTTAATTTAAATAACTTAGAGTTTACTCAGGCTATTCTTCAAGCCGCACAAGAAGAAAATTCACCAGTTATTTGTGGAGTTTCTGAAGGTGCAGCTCGTTACATGGGTGGATTCACAACAGTGGTTAATATGGTCAAAGGATTAATGCACGACTACAAAATCACAGTACCTGTGGCAGTCCATTTAGATCACGGTTCAAGCTTTGAAAAATGTAAAGAAGCGATTGATGCAGGATTCACATCTGTTATGATCGATGCTTCTCATCATCCGTTTGAAGAAAATATTGAAATCACAAAACAAGTTGTAGAATATGCTCGCCAAAATAATGTTTCGGTTGAAGCTGAATTAGGAACTGTTGGTGGACAAGAAGACGATATTATTGCTGACGGCGTTATTTATGCAGATCCACAAGAATGCAAGCAAATGGTTGACGAAACAGGTATTGATTGCCTAGCGCCTGCGCTTGGTTCTGTTCATGGTCCTTATAAAGGAGAACCGAACTTAGGATTTAAAGAAATGGAAGAAATCTCACAGCAATGTGACGTGCCACTTGTGTTACATGGTGGAACAGGAATTCCATTAAAAGATATTCAACGTGCAGTATCTCTAGGTACATCAAAAATTAATGTAAATACAGAAAGCCAAATTACATCGGCTCAAGCAGTACGCGATGCATTAAACAATGATCCGGATGTTTACGATCCACGTAAATACATGGGGCCAGCTCGCGAAGCTATTAAAAAGACAGTAATGGGCAAAATGCGTGAGTTTGGAAGTTCTCAAAAAGCGTAA
- a CDS encoding response regulator, with the protein MKTVLIVDDQPGIRLLLKEVFTKEGYLAITAGSGLEAIEKVQESPPDLVLLDMKIPGMDGIEILKRLKKSNPSIHVLMMTAYGELDLIRESINWGAAHYFTKPFDVFEVRDAVKQLLD; encoded by the coding sequence TTGAAAACCGTTTTGATAGTAGACGATCAACCGGGAATTCGGTTGTTGTTAAAAGAAGTCTTTACTAAAGAAGGTTACCTAGCGATAACAGCCGGAAGTGGTTTAGAGGCGATTGAAAAAGTTCAGGAATCTCCACCAGACCTTGTTTTATTAGATATGAAAATTCCAGGAATGGATGGCATTGAAATCTTGAAGCGGTTGAAAAAAAGCAACCCAAGCATTCATGTTTTGATGATGACTGCATACGGAGAGCTTGACCTGATTAGAGAGTCGATTAATTGGGGAGCAGCGCATTATTTTACAAAGCCTTTTGATGTTTTTGAAGTGCGTGATGCGGTTAAGCAATTATTAGATTAG
- a CDS encoding DUF2529 family protein → MDLSTIQLTRVFEPLSEEHEAIDSIASVLAQAAVAEGTIFIAAFGEMKAVTAVALYSDAPLVAAAEWSPASIVTGIDRVFILTPHSEGTELAGRLSDAGISFALVAPPSTDSELAEAFLALPNEKTPLLQDDNRLALVPHAFAGLYIYYAVKLRIDKLLAQ, encoded by the coding sequence ATGGATTTATCCACAATTCAATTGACCCGCGTATTCGAACCTCTTTCAGAAGAACACGAAGCTATCGACAGCATCGCTTCTGTGTTAGCGCAAGCTGCTGTTGCAGAAGGCACTATTTTCATCGCTGCTTTTGGTGAGATGAAAGCTGTGACAGCCGTTGCCCTCTATAGCGATGCACCTCTAGTCGCTGCAGCTGAATGGTCGCCTGCAAGCATTGTGACCGGTATCGATCGCGTCTTCATTTTAACACCCCATAGCGAAGGCACAGAACTTGCCGGCAGGTTATCAGATGCCGGCATCTCTTTTGCGCTCGTTGCACCGCCTTCAACCGACAGCGAGTTGGCCGAGGCTTTTCTAGCCTTGCCTAATGAAAAAACTCCCTTATTACAAGACGATAACAGACTAGCGTTAGTTCCGCATGCGTTTGCTGGCCTGTATATTTATTATGCCGTTAAATTGCGCATAGATAAACTACTAGCTCAATAA
- a CDS encoding CTP synthase: MTKYIFVTGGVVSSLGKGITAASLGRLLKNRGLNVTIQKFDPYINIDPGTMSPYQHGEVFVTDDGAETDLDLGHYERFIDINLNKYSNVTTGKVYSTVIQKERRGDYLGGTVQVIPHITNEIKDRLLRAAKTANADVVITEIGGTVGDIESLPFLEAIRQMKSDLGREEVMYVHCTLIPYLGAAKEMKTKPTQHSVKELRSLGIQPNLIVVRTEHPVPQDMKDKIALFCDIKSEEVIESRDVDVIYEMPLRLQEQHMDQIVLDHFGIEAPEADMTDWKALVEKVQSLKNRVRIGLVGKYVELQDAYISVVEALKHAGFAFDSEIEVDWINAEHVTAENVAEKLKDCDGILVPGGFGDRGVEGKIAATQYARENNVPFFGICLGMQLASVEFARNIMNLEGAHSSELNAKTAYPVIDLLPEQKDIEDLGGTLRLGLYPAKLEKGSRAHEAYGEELVYERHRHRYEFNNEYREAFENAGFKFTGTSPDGRLVEIIEVTDHPWFVACQFHPEFISRPNRPQPLFRDFVKASIANK, encoded by the coding sequence ATGACAAAGTATATTTTTGTAACTGGTGGCGTTGTATCATCACTAGGTAAAGGGATTACAGCTGCATCATTAGGACGTTTATTGAAAAATAGAGGGTTGAACGTAACAATCCAGAAATTTGATCCGTACATCAACATTGACCCAGGTACAATGAGTCCTTACCAACACGGAGAAGTTTTTGTAACCGATGATGGTGCGGAAACGGATTTGGATCTTGGTCATTACGAGCGCTTTATCGACATCAACTTAAATAAATACTCAAACGTAACAACAGGGAAAGTCTATTCGACTGTTATCCAAAAAGAACGTCGCGGTGATTACTTAGGCGGAACAGTTCAAGTGATTCCCCATATTACAAATGAAATCAAAGATCGCTTGTTGCGTGCTGCAAAAACAGCAAATGCAGATGTGGTTATCACTGAAATTGGTGGTACCGTTGGTGATATTGAATCACTGCCATTCTTAGAAGCGATTCGCCAAATGAAATCAGATCTTGGCCGTGAAGAAGTAATGTACGTTCACTGTACGTTAATCCCGTACCTGGGCGCAGCAAAAGAAATGAAAACAAAACCAACTCAGCACAGCGTAAAAGAGCTTCGCAGCCTTGGAATTCAACCAAATCTAATTGTTGTGCGTACAGAACACCCAGTGCCACAAGACATGAAAGATAAAATTGCGTTGTTCTGCGACATCAAATCAGAAGAAGTTATCGAATCCCGCGATGTTGATGTAATTTACGAAATGCCTCTTCGTTTGCAAGAGCAGCATATGGATCAAATCGTTTTAGATCATTTCGGAATCGAAGCTCCAGAAGCAGACATGACGGATTGGAAAGCACTTGTTGAGAAAGTGCAATCTCTTAAGAACCGCGTTCGTATCGGCCTAGTTGGTAAATACGTTGAGCTACAAGATGCTTATATTTCTGTAGTAGAAGCGTTAAAGCATGCCGGCTTTGCATTCGATTCTGAAATCGAAGTAGATTGGATTAATGCAGAACACGTAACTGCTGAAAATGTAGCAGAAAAACTAAAAGATTGCGACGGCATCTTGGTTCCTGGTGGATTTGGCGATCGTGGTGTTGAAGGGAAAATTGCGGCAACTCAATATGCACGTGAAAACAATGTACCGTTCTTCGGTATTTGCTTGGGCATGCAATTAGCATCTGTTGAATTTGCTCGAAACATCATGAATTTAGAAGGCGCACATTCTTCTGAATTGAACGCAAAAACAGCTTACCCAGTTATCGATTTACTACCTGAACAAAAAGACATCGAAGATTTAGGTGGTACACTTCGTCTTGGACTGTACCCAGCGAAACTTGAAAAAGGTTCAAGAGCGCATGAAGCATACGGCGAAGAGTTAGTATACGAAAGACACCGTCACCGTTATGAGTTTAACAATGAGTACCGTGAAGCTTTCGAAAACGCTGGATTCAAATTTACAGGTACAAGCCCAGATGGTCGTCTAGTGGAAATTATTGAAGTGACAGATCACCCTTGGTTTGTAGCTTGCCAATTCCACCCAGAGTTTATCTCACGTCCAAACCGTCCGCAACCATTGTTCCGTGACTTTGTTAAAGCGTCTATCGCTAACAAATAA